A window from Fibrobacter sp. UWB11 encodes these proteins:
- a CDS encoding TIGR02171 family protein, giving the protein MSKYFAHPFFLEKVLFLVPFLLVLAGCDTFYGDHVWLNAPVENDNVHDGLIVIKASKVRNSSGGTLSYLGTYASAAKASERPQLRAALNYDFSMGMHEVTCAEFKSIMGTTFDERCNGENSDLLPVTKVTYYDAVLFSNERSKREGYDTAYTYSSTAFDANGNCISMEGLVFHPEVDAYRLPTEAEWLMAADRDWNPSGEWNAQNSGFEPQKVCSYPRLRGDFCDMGGNVKEWVSDWLGYFKDTTITNYVGGPDGGVLGERVIKGGSYRNEPSAIKLYNRGDVYIVTSAAKSEYLGFRIAFGKIANAVWMGRDGKARDSRIIPMASATLIKDNLGTYRTKLVFRNDVSGNLAFVDYVNGTLSVTEISDTIDSYHPDISPDGRLVVFCTGMEGVSGKSEAYIRALSTVYAKPLKVNVKGNVSIPRWRVLENGDTVIVYVSDAGNNKDESSFKSKSTWQVKYANGRFGTPQKLFDGAYHGGISGDNKLAVTGARLLRARIAGANGSLANGRDTVWYNGEQACNVSLANDGTKRVSFLDFGGKTGADFVGESYGTHERLLIADSTGKLIKTIAAPVGYSFDHAEWVLNYTSPEPNGGFIVATLTNANGAHAKVVLINVGDGTVTDLVEGDELWHPSVWSQKVYVPEKSKLDPDSAGVYLRPSDKWESVIMRYKMNLLWKYRDSANVVILGSSRPMFGVTPSLFDKRFFAVNFGQTPNSIYMSRDFLDRYILKHMKNLKYIVVSLDIDFWHKVDGPDGDNFFYTDFLNYPGYIYDANHDYWSDGYPEGLLEYTESAVGSSDESHYMKDRGRYANAICHSWRDEPEIEQDSSYLDEHRNLIDDSKAALVSIIKAAAKKNIRVVGLIFPQSPGYAKTGAFGRYGLRRSSAKKLISELESLNKEYPNFVVMDENKMGEHDYTNLMAVDEDHLCYGGSVMLTSRLNNLLLSWESKK; this is encoded by the coding sequence ATGTCTAAGTATTTTGCACATCCTTTTTTCCTTGAAAAGGTACTTTTTTTAGTACCGTTTTTGCTCGTTCTTGCTGGTTGTGACACTTTTTATGGTGATCACGTTTGGCTCAATGCTCCTGTAGAAAATGATAATGTCCATGACGGATTGATTGTTATCAAAGCCTCGAAGGTCAGAAATTCGAGCGGCGGAACGCTTTCGTATTTGGGCACGTATGCTTCGGCAGCAAAGGCGAGTGAACGCCCGCAGTTGCGTGCTGCTTTGAATTATGATTTTTCCATGGGCATGCACGAGGTTACTTGTGCCGAGTTCAAGTCTATTATGGGGACTACTTTTGATGAACGTTGCAATGGCGAAAATTCAGATTTGTTGCCTGTGACAAAAGTGACCTATTACGATGCTGTGCTGTTTTCGAACGAACGTAGCAAGCGCGAAGGCTACGATACCGCTTACACTTACTCCTCGACTGCTTTTGATGCCAACGGGAATTGCATCTCAATGGAAGGGCTTGTTTTTCACCCCGAAGTGGATGCTTACCGTTTGCCGACCGAAGCGGAATGGTTGATGGCTGCCGATCGTGACTGGAACCCCTCCGGTGAATGGAATGCCCAGAATTCTGGGTTTGAACCGCAAAAAGTATGCTCGTACCCACGCCTTCGTGGAGATTTCTGCGATATGGGCGGAAACGTAAAGGAATGGGTTTCTGATTGGCTTGGCTATTTCAAGGATACGACGATTACGAATTACGTGGGTGGCCCTGATGGCGGCGTTCTTGGCGAACGTGTTATTAAGGGCGGGAGCTACCGCAATGAACCGTCGGCAATAAAACTCTACAATCGCGGTGATGTCTATATCGTGACGTCGGCTGCAAAGTCGGAGTATTTGGGGTTCCGTATTGCGTTTGGAAAAATTGCGAATGCGGTGTGGATGGGGCGCGACGGCAAGGCGCGTGATAGCCGAATCATCCCGATGGCAAGTGCTACGCTTATCAAGGATAATCTGGGAACGTACCGTACAAAGCTCGTGTTCCGTAACGATGTGTCTGGCAACTTGGCGTTTGTCGATTATGTCAACGGAACGCTTTCGGTTACTGAAATTTCTGATACGATTGATTCTTACCATCCCGATATTTCTCCGGATGGAAGGCTTGTCGTGTTCTGCACGGGAATGGAAGGTGTCTCGGGAAAATCCGAGGCTTATATCCGTGCGCTTTCGACTGTTTATGCAAAGCCTTTGAAAGTCAATGTGAAAGGGAATGTTTCTATCCCGCGTTGGCGAGTGCTTGAAAATGGCGATACGGTGATTGTCTATGTGTCCGATGCCGGAAACAATAAGGATGAATCCTCGTTCAAGTCGAAGAGTACTTGGCAGGTGAAGTATGCCAATGGTCGTTTCGGAACTCCGCAAAAACTTTTTGATGGTGCGTACCATGGCGGGATTTCTGGCGATAATAAACTTGCCGTGACGGGCGCGCGGTTGCTGCGTGCGCGTATTGCTGGTGCAAATGGATCGCTTGCGAATGGTCGCGATACGGTGTGGTATAACGGGGAACAGGCTTGCAATGTGTCGCTTGCCAATGATGGTACCAAACGCGTCTCGTTCCTCGATTTTGGCGGTAAGACCGGTGCCGATTTTGTGGGGGAAAGCTACGGAACGCATGAACGTTTGCTGATTGCCGATAGCACAGGTAAACTGATTAAGACGATTGCGGCTCCGGTTGGCTATAGCTTTGACCATGCGGAATGGGTTTTGAATTATACAAGTCCGGAGCCTAATGGCGGCTTTATCGTCGCAACGCTTACGAATGCCAATGGTGCCCATGCAAAAGTGGTCCTTATAAATGTGGGCGATGGAACCGTGACTGATTTGGTGGAGGGCGATGAACTTTGGCACCCGAGTGTCTGGAGCCAAAAGGTTTATGTTCCCGAAAAGAGTAAACTTGATCCTGATAGTGCAGGCGTTTATTTGCGCCCTTCGGACAAGTGGGAATCTGTTATCATGCGCTACAAGATGAACCTTCTTTGGAAGTATCGCGATTCTGCGAACGTGGTTATCTTGGGCTCGTCGCGACCGATGTTTGGCGTAACGCCTTCGCTGTTTGACAAGCGATTCTTTGCCGTGAATTTTGGACAAACGCCCAATTCCATTTACATGTCCCGAGATTTCTTGGACCGCTATATTTTGAAGCACATGAAGAATCTCAAGTATATTGTTGTTTCGCTTGATATTGATTTTTGGCATAAAGTAGATGGCCCTGATGGCGATAACTTTTTCTATACGGATTTCTTGAATTATCCTGGCTACATCTATGATGCAAATCATGATTACTGGAGCGATGGCTATCCGGAAGGCTTGTTGGAATATACCGAAAGTGCTGTGGGCTCGTCGGATGAAAGCCATTACATGAAAGATCGTGGCCGCTATGCGAATGCGATTTGCCATTCGTGGCGTGATGAACCTGAAATTGAACAGGATAGCAGCTATCTCGATGAACATAGGAATTTGATTGACGATAGCAAGGCCGCTCTTGTATCCATTATCAAGGCTGCTGCAAAGAAAAATATCCGTGTTGTGGGCCTTATTTTCCCGCAGAGCCCGGGCTATGCGAAAACGGGTGCGTTTGGACGTTATGGCTTGCGCCGCAGTTCTGCGAAAAAGTTGATTAGCGAACTCGAATCGCTGAATAAAGAATACCCGAATTTTGTTGTGATGGATGAAAATAAAATGGGTGAACATGATTACACGAACTTAATGGCCGTAGATGAAGACCATTTGTGCTATGGCGGTAGTGTCATGTTGACTTCTCGGCTGAATAACCTGTTGTTGTCCTGGGAGAGTAAAAAATGA
- a CDS encoding TIGR02171 family protein, protein MRYFSFFMFIFALLSACSDNSGSPVNDEPEKNIVPIKGFVFVDAHGQSTFLGTDVSGARQSDMPQMESFFTYDFYIGEHEVTCGEYNALRKDAAAKCEGLYGDNSPITNVTFYDAVLYANAKSKQDLLDTVYTYTSASFDASGSCDNLTGLVFHENVKGYRLPTEAEWVYVASQGWNPEKGWNSINSEYKFHDVGTSPANEIGVYDMAGNVLEWVNDWLTYFKKEPVTNFVGGADEGSLGERVVKGGSYRNEPSTTNLHSRGDVYTVISSTKGDYLGFRLALGAIPNPTWLDENGSVKESVVKSQVAIFEMKRITGTFESKLVFRNDLASNLSFIDFGSGVISVVEIDDTQKAYHPDVSPDGKRVAYSTGVEGMNGPSSVYVRNLDAKGSDLVKLEVENAAIPRWTLLENGDTAIVYVSSAANNKDDATFATMSTWKVPFNNGKFGKPQKLFDGAYHGGVSLTKQIAVSGARLLRARVAPRGKTVFNGIDTVWYGGEQACNVSLANDGSDRTVFLDFGGKTGAEFVGQSYRTHERLLVADVKGNLIQSVAAPKGYTFDHTEWVLGGTNYVVATLANASGAHEKIVLINLSDNSVKTLVEGEELWHPCLWHSKNNYSSEELDTDSAGVYYLSSAYYSALELRVKMQRFWEERDSITAVALGSSRTMFALHDKSIKSHHMLNMAYSAGQMTGMSYLFIHYVLNHLKNLKVLVLEMSPDFLWYDGFSTWINVIYNKVPGFKYDENHEFWVNGLPEHFVDAVKVTPRPETALQHPYTLEDFLLPDNSWGFPVFLKDSTDSPKNSPVFEENYLYFKYVIKVARTLGIKVVVTVYPQHPGYAETGSFGVYGPKRSYAMDIIDSVKAMDVILFDENKFGAHDYTNEMAYNVDHLSTLGAKQFTRRLDSLLSELKLDK, encoded by the coding sequence ATGAGGTACTTTAGTTTTTTCATGTTCATTTTTGCACTGTTAAGCGCATGTAGCGATAACAGTGGTTCTCCCGTGAACGATGAACCTGAAAAAAATATTGTGCCAATCAAAGGTTTTGTCTTTGTCGATGCTCATGGGCAATCCACCTTCTTGGGTACCGATGTGAGTGGAGCCCGTCAGAGCGATATGCCTCAGATGGAATCATTTTTTACGTATGACTTTTACATTGGCGAACATGAGGTCACTTGCGGTGAATATAATGCCTTGCGTAAGGATGCTGCTGCCAAGTGCGAAGGCTTGTATGGCGATAACAGCCCTATAACGAATGTGACGTTCTACGATGCTGTACTTTATGCGAATGCCAAAAGTAAGCAGGATTTACTCGATACCGTTTATACGTACACCAGTGCATCTTTTGACGCGTCGGGGAGTTGTGACAACTTAACGGGTCTTGTATTCCATGAAAATGTAAAGGGATACCGCTTGCCGACCGAAGCCGAATGGGTTTATGTGGCAAGTCAAGGCTGGAATCCTGAAAAGGGTTGGAATAGCATCAATTCTGAATACAAGTTCCACGACGTGGGTACATCTCCTGCAAATGAAATTGGCGTTTATGACATGGCGGGGAATGTCCTGGAATGGGTCAATGACTGGCTCACGTATTTTAAGAAGGAACCTGTAACGAATTTTGTCGGTGGAGCCGATGAAGGTAGCCTTGGTGAACGTGTTGTAAAAGGCGGAAGCTATAGAAACGAACCTTCTACAACGAACTTGCATAGTCGTGGCGATGTCTATACGGTCATATCTTCGACAAAGGGCGATTATCTCGGCTTTAGGCTTGCTTTGGGAGCAATTCCCAATCCGACTTGGCTCGATGAAAACGGCTCTGTTAAGGAATCCGTTGTAAAATCGCAAGTGGCTATTTTTGAAATGAAGCGAATTACGGGAACATTTGAATCGAAACTTGTGTTCCGTAATGACCTTGCAAGTAACTTGTCCTTTATTGATTTTGGAAGTGGTGTTATTTCTGTTGTCGAAATTGACGATACGCAGAAAGCTTACCACCCGGATGTTTCACCGGATGGAAAACGCGTTGCTTACAGCACGGGCGTCGAAGGCATGAATGGACCGTCGAGTGTATATGTGCGAAACCTTGATGCTAAAGGTTCTGACTTGGTCAAGTTGGAAGTTGAAAATGCGGCCATTCCGCGTTGGACTCTTTTAGAAAATGGCGATACGGCAATCGTTTATGTGTCGAGTGCTGCAAATAATAAGGATGATGCCACTTTTGCAACAATGAGCACTTGGAAGGTCCCGTTCAATAATGGAAAATTCGGAAAGCCCCAAAAGCTGTTTGATGGAGCCTATCACGGTGGCGTGAGTTTGACAAAGCAAATTGCGGTTTCTGGTGCTAGGCTTTTGCGTGCGCGTGTTGCCCCGAGAGGAAAGACTGTGTTCAATGGAATTGATACGGTTTGGTATGGCGGTGAACAGGCTTGCAATGTGTCTCTTGCTAACGATGGTAGCGATAGAACCGTGTTTCTCGATTTTGGCGGCAAGACTGGAGCAGAATTTGTGGGGCAGTCTTATCGCACTCATGAACGTCTCCTCGTTGCCGATGTAAAGGGCAACCTTATTCAGAGTGTTGCTGCCCCGAAAGGCTATACGTTTGATCATACGGAATGGGTCTTGGGCGGTACAAACTATGTTGTCGCGACACTTGCAAATGCGAGTGGCGCTCATGAAAAGATTGTGTTGATTAACTTGTCGGACAATTCTGTGAAAACGCTTGTCGAGGGCGAAGAACTTTGGCATCCGTGCTTGTGGCATTCCAAAAACAATTACAGCAGCGAAGAACTTGATACAGATAGTGCCGGCGTTTATTATTTGTCGAGCGCTTATTACAGTGCCTTGGAACTTCGCGTGAAAATGCAGCGCTTCTGGGAAGAACGTGATAGCATTACCGCTGTTGCTCTTGGTTCTTCGCGTACAATGTTTGCCTTGCATGACAAAAGCATCAAGTCGCATCACATGTTGAATATGGCTTATTCTGCAGGGCAGATGACAGGAATGTCTTACCTGTTTATCCATTATGTATTGAACCATCTCAAGAATTTAAAAGTTCTCGTTCTTGAAATGTCTCCAGACTTCTTGTGGTATGATGGTTTTTCGACTTGGATCAATGTTATTTACAATAAAGTGCCTGGATTCAAGTACGATGAAAATCATGAATTCTGGGTCAACGGTTTGCCGGAACATTTTGTCGATGCCGTGAAGGTGACTCCGCGTCCTGAAACGGCACTCCAACATCCCTATACGCTAGAAGACTTCTTGCTGCCGGATAATAGTTGGGGATTCCCTGTATTCCTGAAGGATTCTACGGATTCTCCAAAGAATTCACCGGTCTTTGAAGAAAATTACCTGTACTTTAAGTATGTCATCAAGGTTGCACGTACATTGGGAATAAAGGTTGTTGTGACTGTATATCCGCAACATCCGGGCTACGCCGAAACTGGGTCGTTTGGCGTTTATGGCCCCAAACGCAGCTATGCCATGGACATTATTGATTCTGTAAAGGCAATGGATGTCATTTTGTTTGATGAAAATAAATTTGGCGCGCACGATTACACGAACGAAATGGCGTATAACGTCGATCATTTGAGTACGTTGGGCGCAAAACAATTTACAAGAAGGCTAGATTCATTATTGTCTGAATTAAAATTAGATAAGTAA
- the rdgB gene encoding RdgB/HAM1 family non-canonical purine NTP pyrophosphatase, with product MKRLFVIATGSAGKIRDFAHILGTDHYEFKTLKDIGFDEDIIEDGNTFAENAIIKSNTTAQWLAKRNIEATVLADDSGLEVFALNGEPGIYSARYCGKHGDDEANNVKLMQKLEGIEDRKARYFCALSYQTVTKNENGEFVISKPIIFEGECRGEINHAPVGDMGFGYDPLFVPDGETRTFAQMELEEKKVISHRGNAIRALKKALGK from the coding sequence ATGAAACGTTTATTTGTTATCGCGACCGGTAGTGCCGGAAAAATTAGAGACTTCGCCCACATTTTGGGAACCGACCATTACGAATTCAAGACATTAAAAGATATCGGTTTCGACGAAGACATTATCGAAGACGGCAATACCTTTGCCGAGAACGCCATCATCAAGTCGAACACAACGGCTCAATGGCTCGCCAAGCGCAACATCGAAGCAACAGTTCTCGCCGACGACTCTGGTCTTGAAGTTTTCGCACTGAACGGCGAACCGGGCATTTACAGCGCCCGCTACTGCGGAAAGCACGGCGATGACGAAGCCAACAACGTCAAGTTGATGCAAAAGCTCGAAGGCATCGAAGACCGCAAGGCCCGCTACTTCTGCGCGCTCTCGTACCAGACCGTCACGAAGAACGAGAATGGTGAATTTGTCATCAGCAAGCCGATTATTTTCGAAGGCGAATGCCGCGGCGAAATCAACCATGCACCCGTTGGCGACATGGGCTTTGGCTACGATCCGCTTTTTGTCCCGGATGGTGAAACCAGAACGTTCGCGCAGATGGAACTTGAAGAAAAGAAAGTCATCAGCCATCGCGGTAATGCAATTAGAGCATTGAAGAAAGCCCTCGGGAAATAA
- a CDS encoding transglutaminase family protein — MLARFFWPLFLAAFVIALSLLLWSGRFDKMSYREMACVFEERAPSCLDSVSDWSKGLAFFDSSVAASRDTLGSLKKLLWEFWNIEFAGAGEAAIAKESVLPLRVLENQKSGCMGLSWLALMVAESRGLHLDAILLPGHVFLRYHFADSLVNLEPNLRGYSYTDAEYREKYKDGRWTGLEFKPLEARQFVGLAAFDIGNLYLETDIPRALTWYRMAEEFFPEYPGIDANQTIAKNRLPNPF, encoded by the coding sequence ATGCTCGCGCGTTTCTTCTGGCCTTTGTTCCTTGCGGCGTTCGTGATTGCGCTTTCGCTTCTGCTTTGGAGCGGACGTTTCGATAAAATGAGCTATCGCGAAATGGCGTGCGTTTTCGAAGAGCGTGCGCCTTCTTGCTTGGATTCCGTCAGTGATTGGAGTAAGGGCCTTGCATTTTTTGATAGCAGTGTTGCCGCTTCCCGCGATACGTTGGGTTCCCTCAAAAAATTGCTATGGGAATTCTGGAATATCGAATTTGCAGGGGCAGGCGAGGCTGCTATTGCAAAAGAGTCTGTGCTCCCGCTTCGCGTTCTCGAAAATCAAAAATCCGGTTGCATGGGGCTTTCGTGGCTTGCGCTCATGGTGGCGGAATCGCGCGGCTTGCATCTCGACGCCATTCTCCTCCCGGGGCATGTTTTTTTACGCTATCATTTTGCGGATAGTTTGGTGAATTTGGAGCCGAATCTCCGAGGGTATTCGTACACAGATGCGGAATATCGCGAAAAATACAAGGATGGGCGATGGACCGGTCTTGAATTTAAACCGCTCGAAGCGCGACAGTTCGTAGGTCTTGCGGCTTTTGATATCGGCAATCTCTACCTCGAAACAGACATTCCGCGCGCGCTCACGTGGTACCGCATGGCAGAAGAATTTTTCCCCGAATATCCGGGAATTGATGCAAATCAAACTATAGCGAAAAATAGATTGCCAAATCCATTTTGA
- a CDS encoding arginase family protein: MMITVQDFTGVYAEQPFMQELRAAAETSKDIRWLDCTKIVGTDCYCDDDAIKEINELIDNAESNSKSECDSIIENRDNSTNDIAPQPSIHFFDNGNYHYMSKLWTDRVQEPFTLIVFDHHPDMQPPRFGGILSCGGWVKEVLDNNKFIQNAIIIGVKDELVETVREELSQSGEADILEKVTFIKESELSTLSSLICSEFSSILSSNLYISIDKDALSPTYAATNWDQGSLTLDALKDCITALVTGRKILGVDICGECAHDFEGDEHHTVQEADTLNNSLNRELVEFLKKI, encoded by the coding sequence ATGATGATCACGGTTCAAGACTTCACGGGCGTTTATGCCGAGCAACCCTTTATGCAAGAACTGCGTGCCGCCGCAGAAACAAGCAAGGACATTCGCTGGCTAGACTGCACCAAAATCGTAGGAACCGACTGCTACTGTGACGATGACGCCATCAAGGAAATCAATGAATTGATTGATAACGCTGAAAGCAACAGCAAAAGTGAATGCGACAGCATTATCGAGAATCGCGACAATTCCACAAACGACATTGCGCCGCAACCAAGTATTCACTTCTTTGATAACGGCAATTACCACTACATGAGCAAGCTCTGGACTGACAGAGTTCAAGAACCATTCACGCTCATCGTCTTCGACCACCATCCCGATATGCAGCCGCCCCGCTTTGGCGGAATTTTAAGTTGTGGCGGTTGGGTCAAAGAAGTCCTCGACAATAACAAGTTTATTCAAAACGCAATCATCATCGGAGTCAAAGACGAACTCGTCGAAACCGTTCGCGAAGAACTTTCGCAATCCGGTGAAGCGGACATTTTAGAGAAAGTTACGTTCATCAAAGAAAGTGAACTAAGCACCCTCTCGTCTTTAATCTGTAGCGAGTTTTCGAGCATCCTCTCGTCTAATCTTTACATTTCCATCGACAAGGACGCGCTCTCGCCCACCTATGCAGCAACAAACTGGGACCAAGGCTCGCTTACACTTGACGCCCTCAAAGATTGCATCACAGCCCTTGTAACAGGTCGTAAAATTCTCGGCGTAGACATCTGCGGTGAATGCGCCCACGATTTCGAAGGCGACGAGCACCACACCGTCCAAGAAGCCGATACGCTCAACAACTCGCTCAACCGCGAACTTGTCGAGTTTTTAAAGAAGATTTAA
- a CDS encoding nucleoside deaminase encodes MQEELKNITDEDKRFMQMAIQLSVDNVDEGGGPFGAVIVKDGEVVATGTNHVVPNNDPTAHAEVTAIRNACAKLGTFSLEGCTVYTSCEPCPMCLSALYWARVKRICYANTKADAAAIDFDDSFIYDQLDLPYEKRAIKCDHFMRNEALVAFKKWATRTDKTCY; translated from the coding sequence ATGCAAGAAGAATTGAAGAATATTACGGATGAAGACAAACGTTTTATGCAAATGGCGATTCAATTGTCTGTAGATAACGTTGACGAAGGTGGTGGCCCGTTTGGAGCCGTAATTGTCAAGGATGGTGAAGTTGTGGCGACGGGTACAAACCATGTGGTTCCGAATAACGATCCGACGGCTCATGCCGAGGTGACTGCAATTCGCAATGCTTGCGCAAAACTTGGAACGTTCAGCTTGGAAGGCTGTACGGTTTATACAAGTTGTGAACCTTGCCCGATGTGCCTAAGCGCGCTTTACTGGGCGCGTGTCAAGCGAATCTGCTACGCAAATACCAAGGCCGATGCCGCCGCTATTGACTTTGATGATTCCTTTATTTATGATCAACTCGATTTGCCGTACGAAAAACGTGCTATCAAGTGCGATCATTTTATGCGAAACGAGGCTCTTGTTGCTTTCAAAAAATGGGCGACAAGGACGGACAAAACCTGCTATTGA
- a CDS encoding radical SAM/SPASM domain-containing protein — MNSVYIEITNVCNLNCSFCPCGTTASNANTADNRFAANNSSISANRAFMNSKMFEDCIATAQEIGATNVYFHVLGEPTLHPGFAHYVKKLEQTPLKLTLTTNGTTIERTGRQILTSPAVRQVNFSTHAYAELPRESAERYLQNVLDFCSLAIVERPDLYINLRLWNVGADEVTPWNSYMLKRIHKTFGVEVTPGHFCSRHKSFNITGRLYLHEDTRFEWPKPDERTSKVPEPAEGPHHPVGTCRALDTHVAILHNGRVVACCLDHSGQITLGHIGEQSLAEILEGPLAHNIREGFAQHELRHPFCQNCNFCKRFK, encoded by the coding sequence GTGAACAGCGTCTACATCGAAATCACGAACGTTTGCAATCTGAATTGCAGCTTTTGCCCATGCGGAACCACCGCAAGTAACGCGAATACTGCAGACAACAGATTTGCGGCAAACAATTCGTCGATTTCCGCAAATCGCGCGTTCATGAACTCCAAGATGTTCGAGGATTGCATCGCTACCGCTCAAGAAATCGGAGCCACCAACGTATACTTTCACGTTCTCGGGGAGCCCACGCTCCACCCCGGCTTTGCGCATTACGTCAAGAAGTTAGAACAAACGCCATTAAAGCTAACGCTCACGACAAACGGAACCACCATTGAGCGCACTGGCCGCCAAATTCTCACAAGCCCCGCTGTTCGCCAAGTCAACTTTTCAACACACGCCTACGCCGAGCTCCCCCGCGAAAGTGCTGAGCGTTATTTGCAAAACGTCCTAGATTTCTGTAGTCTCGCGATTGTCGAGCGCCCCGACCTCTACATCAATTTACGCTTGTGGAACGTCGGCGCAGACGAAGTCACGCCGTGGAACAGCTACATGCTAAAGCGCATCCACAAGACATTCGGTGTCGAAGTCACACCAGGGCATTTCTGCAGCCGCCACAAAAGTTTCAATATCACCGGTCGCCTCTACCTGCACGAAGACACAAGATTTGAATGGCCTAAGCCAGACGAAAGAACAAGCAAGGTCCCTGAGCCTGCCGAAGGGCCTCATCATCCTGTTGGCACATGTCGCGCGCTCGATACGCATGTGGCAATTCTTCATAACGGCCGTGTGGTCGCCTGTTGCCTCGATCATAGCGGACAAATTACACTCGGCCACATTGGTGAACAAAGCCTTGCCGAAATTTTAGAAGGTCCGCTAGCTCACAACATCCGCGAAGGATTTGCGCAGCACGAACTACGCCATCCCTTCTGTCAAAATTGCAATTTCTGCAAACGGTTTAAATAA
- a CDS encoding tRNA-dihydrouridine synthase family protein → MLKVLFAPLQGYTTGIYRKAHAEIFGGVDAYYAPFLRIENGKPREKDLRDLNSFDGNAREIPQIIANSVSEFKILADVLIAKGYTEIDFNMGCPFPMQVNRHRGAGILSDVQAVQQIMDEIAKLSSTTNETAQANAKKTAPIKISVKMRLGQESPSEAFALLPILNEAPLTQITLHPRLGKQQYKGAIDFKSFEKFYEECRHPLVYNGDITTISQIYEMERRYPKLAGVMIGRGLLARPSLAAEYKVQRENADVQDVQDVQDVRKNCAISETDFTNKLFQMHQAIFDNACKTYQGDSQILSHVQSFWEYLEPSISKKIFKKIKKAGKLSEYQQAIIEMRG, encoded by the coding sequence ATGCTAAAAGTTCTATTCGCACCGCTACAAGGTTACACGACGGGCATTTATCGAAAAGCCCACGCTGAAATCTTTGGCGGTGTTGATGCTTATTACGCTCCATTCTTGCGAATCGAGAACGGAAAGCCGCGCGAAAAGGACTTGCGAGATTTAAATTCGTTTGATGGGAATGCGCGCGAGATTCCGCAGATTATTGCAAACAGCGTAAGCGAATTTAAAATTCTCGCAGACGTACTAATCGCCAAAGGCTACACGGAAATCGACTTCAACATGGGATGCCCCTTCCCGATGCAAGTCAATCGCCATCGTGGTGCAGGTATTTTAAGCGATGTGCAAGCAGTCCAACAAATCATGGACGAAATTGCGAAATTATCTAGCACCACAAACGAAACAGCACAGGCAAATGCAAAAAAAACTGCGCCGATAAAAATTTCCGTGAAGATGCGTCTCGGGCAAGAATCCCCTAGCGAAGCATTTGCGCTCCTCCCTATTCTAAACGAAGCTCCGCTTACACAAATTACGCTCCACCCGCGACTCGGCAAGCAGCAATACAAAGGCGCAATTGATTTCAAATCATTTGAAAAATTTTATGAGGAATGCCGCCATCCGCTCGTTTACAACGGCGACATCACAACAATTTCGCAAATTTACGAAATGGAGCGCCGCTACCCCAAACTCGCAGGTGTGATGATTGGCCGCGGGTTGCTCGCACGCCCTAGCCTAGCTGCTGAATACAAAGTACAACGCGAAAATGCCGATGTTCAGGATGTTCAAGATGTTCAAGATGTTCGCAAAAATTGTGCCATAAGTGAAACAGATTTCACAAACAAACTTTTTCAAATGCATCAAGCGATTTTCGACAACGCTTGCAAAACGTATCAAGGCGATAGCCAAATTCTCTCGCACGTTCAAAGTTTTTGGGAATATCTCGAGCCCAGCATTTCCAAGAAGATATTCAAGAAAATCAAAAAAGCAGGCAAACTCAGCGAATATCAACAAGCAATTATCGAGATGAGGGGATGA
- a CDS encoding TM2 domain-containing protein translates to MPSTGEHNKWIALALCILLGYLGMHRFYEGKIWTGILWLCTAGLFGVGVIVDAILIVLKPEHY, encoded by the coding sequence ATGCCGTCTACAGGTGAACACAATAAGTGGATTGCTCTCGCCCTCTGTATTCTGCTCGGATACCTGGGCATGCACCGTTTTTACGAAGGTAAAATTTGGACCGGAATCTTGTGGCTTTGCACCGCAGGACTATTTGGCGTTGGAGTCATTGTCGATGCCATTTTGATTGTTTTGAAACCGGAACATTACTAA